GACCTCGCCGCCGAGGCGGGCTACGCGGTCGACCTCGACTGGTCGGCGCACACCGAACAGGGCCTGCTGAGCGCCGTGTTCCGGCGCCTGGGCGAGGACGGAACGCCGGTCGCCGCGCCCGCGACCACCGGCACCGGACGCTGGGCCGCGGACGGCCCGGTGCGCTGGGGCTCCTTCGTCAACGGGACCGACCGGCGTCTCGCCGCCGCGCTCACGCCCGAACTGCGCACCGCCCTGCGGGAGAAGCTGCCCGAGTACATGGTGCCCTCGGCGTATGTGTTCCTGGCGAGCCTGCCGCTGACCCCGAACGGCAAGATCGACCGCAAGGCGCTGCCCGCGCCCGACGGCGCCCGTGCCGATCTGCGCACGGCCTACGTGGCGCCGCGTAACTCCGCCGAGGAGAAGCTGTGCGAGTTGTTCGCGCAGGTTCTGGTGGTGCCCCGGGTGGGCATCAACGACGGCTTCTTCGAGCTCGGCGGTCACTCGCTGCTCGCCACCCGGCTGATCTCGCAGATCCGTTCGGCCTTCGGTGTGGAGCTCCAGGTCCGCGCGCTGTTCCAGGCACCGACCGTGGCCGGGCTCGCCCGGCGGCTCGACCAGGGCGCCGGCGCCCGGCCCGCGCTGAAGCCCGCGGCCAGGCCCGAGGCGCTTCCGCTGTCCTTCTCGCAGCGACGGCTGTGGTTCCTGCACCAGCTCGAAGGCCCCTCGGCCACCTACAACATCCCGGTCGCGCTGCGTCTTTCGGGCACGCTCGACACCGAGGCCCTGCGTGCGGCGCTGGCCGATGTGGTCGCCCGGCACGAGGCCCTGCGGACCGTCTTCCCCGACGAGGCGGGCGTGCCCCGCCAGGACGTCCTGCCGGCCGAGCGCGCGGCGGTGCCGTTCGCCGTCACCGACACGACGGCAGCCGACCTCGACGCGGCGGTGGCCCGCGAGGCCGCCCACACCATCGAGCTGACCACCGAAATCCCCTTGTACGCCCATCTGTTGAGGTTGTCGGACCAGGAGCACGTACTTGTGCTTGTGGTCCATCACATCGCCGCCGACGGCTGGTCGCTGGCCCCGCTCGCCCGGGACGTGGCCGAGGCGTACACCGCGCGGCACGCGGGCCGGGCGCCGCAGTGGCGGCAACTGCCCGTGCAGTACGCCGACTTCGCGCTGTGGCAGCGGGAGCTGCTCGGCGAGGCCGGGGACCCGGGCAGTGTCCTCACCGGCCAACTGGACTACTGGAAGAAGGCGTTGGCCGAGCTGCCGGAGCGGATCGCGCTTCCGGCCGACCGCCCGCACCCGGCGCGGGCGAGCCACCGCGGCCGTACGCTCCCCTTCACCTGGGGCACCGAACTGCACCGCGGCATCGCCGCCCTGGCGCGCGCCGCGGACGCCAGCCCGTTCATGGTCGTGCACGCGGCGCTCGCCGCGCTGTTGAGCAGGCTCGGTGGCGGTACGGACATCCCGCTGGGCGCCGCCGTCGCGGGCCGTACCGACGAGGCGACCGAGGAACTGGTCGGCTTCTTCGTCAACACACTGGTCCTGCGGGTGGACACCGCGGGCGACCCCCGGTTCACCGAGCTGGTGGCCCGGGTGCGCGAACGCTCTCTGGACGCCTACGAGCACCAGGACGTGCCCTTCGAGTATCTGGTGGACGCGCTCAACCCGAGCCGCTCACCCGCCCATCACCCGCTGTTCCAGGTACTGCTCGCCTGGCAGAACACCCCCGAGGCGGCCCCCGCGCTACCCGGACTGCAGGTCAGCCCGCTGCTCGCGGCGACCGGCACCACGCGGATGGACCTGTCGTTCGCCCTGGACGAGCGCACCGGTCCGCAGGGTGTCCCGGCCGGGGTGGAAGGCACCGTCGAGTTCAACACGGACGTCTTTGACGCCTCCACCGTCGAGGAACTGCTGCGGCGTCTGGAGCGGCTGCTTCGCGCGGTGGTCGCGGCGCCCGAGCAGCGGCTCGGCGAGATCGAGCTGCTCTCGGAGGCCGAACGGCAGCGCGTGCTGGGCGAGTTCAATGACACCGGCGCCGAGGAGCCCGCGGCGAGCACCCTGCCGAGGATGTTCGCGGAGCAGGCGGCCCGTACGCCCGGGGCGCCCGCGCTGATCACCGCGGAGGGCACGACCGCATTCGCCGAGCTGGACGCGGCGGCGAACCGGCTTGGCCGGCTGCTGCTCGCACGGGGCGCGGGCCCGGGCCGTATCGTCGCGGTCTCGCTGCCGCGCTCGGCACGGCTGGTCACCGCACTGCTCGCGGTGGCCAAGACGGGTGCGGCCTATCTGCCGGTGGACCCCGCCTATCCGGCCGAGCGCATCCGGTTCATGCTGGAGGACGCGGCTCCCGCGCTTCTGCTCACCTCGGGCCCCGGCCCGCAGGAGCCCGCCGCGCTCGCCCGGCTCGACCTCGACGACCCGGCGCACCGCACGGAGCTCGCCGCCTTCCCCGACACGGCCCTCGGCGACGACGAACGGGGCGGGGCGATCGTGCCCGAGGACCCGGCGTACGTCATCTACACCTCCGGTTCCACCGGCACCCCGAAGGGTGTGCTCGTTGCGCACACCGGCATCCCGAGCCTGGTGGCCGGGCAGTCCGAGCGTTTCGCGGTCGGCGCGGGCGACCGGATGCTGCACTTCGCCTCCCCCAGCTTCGACGCCTCGGTGGCCGAGATCTGCGTGGCGCTGCTCTCCGGGGCCGCGCTCGTCCTCGCCCCCAAGGACGAGTTGCTGCCGGGCGAGCCGCTGGCCCGGACCCTGGAGCGGTTCGGGGTGACCCATGTGACGCTGCCGCCCTCGGCGCTCGCCACGATGCAACCGGCCCAGCTGCCGCCCGCCATGACCCTGATCACCGCGGGCGAGGCCCTCCCGGCCGAGCTGGCCGCGGTCTTCGCACCGGGCCGTCGCATGATCAACGCCTACGGCCCGACCGAGACGACGGTCTGCGCCACCATGAGTGAGCCGCTGTCCGGCAGCGGTACGCCCTCGATCGGGCGGCCCATCACCGGCGCCCGGGTGCGGGTGCTCGACGAGTGGCTGCGGCCCGTACCGGTGGGCGTGCAGGGCGAGTTGTACGTCGCGGGCGCGGGTGTGGCACTCGGCTATCTGCACCGGCCCGAGCTGACCGCACAGCGTTTCGTGCCGGACCCGTTCGGGGCACCGGACGCGCGCATGTACCGCACCGGCGACCTGGTCCGCTGGCGCGCGGACGGACAGCTCGACTACCTCGGCCGGATCGACGACCAGGTCAAGATCCGCGGCTTCCGTATCGAGCCCGGCGAGATCGAGGCCGCGGTCCTCGCCCACCCGGGCGTCGCGCAGGCGGCGGTGACGGTCCGCGAGGACCGGCCCGGCGACAAGCGCCTGGTCGCGTACATGGTGCCCCGCGAGGGCACCACCACCGCCGACGTCCGCGCCGCCCTCACCGAGCGGCTGCCCGCCCATATGGTGCCCTCCGCCCTGGTCTCGCTCACCGCTCTGCCGCTCACCCCGAACGGCAAGATCGACCGCAAGGCGCTGCCCGCGCCGGAGGTGTCGCGCGGCGACCTGGACGAGCCGTACACCGCCCCCCGGGACGAGACGGAACGCTCCCTGGCCGAGATCTGGCAGCGCCTGCTCGGCGTCGCCCAGGTCGGCGTGCACGACAACTTCTTCCACCTGGGCGGCCATTCACTGCTTGCCACCCAGCTCACGGCGCAGATCGGGGCGGCGCACGGCATACGGGTCCCGGTACGGGAGCTGTTCGACCATCCGACCGTGGCGGCGCTCGCGGCGCGCGTCACGGCGCGGCTGGCCGAGGGCGGCGAGTCCCACGAGGTCATCCCGGCGGCGGACCGCTCCGCGGGCATCGCCCTGTCGTTCTCGCAGGACGATCTGCTGCTGCGGCTGCCGATGGACTCCGGCGACCCGTTCCACAACGTCCTGGTCGCCCTCGAACTCACCGGCGCACTGGACGAGTCGGCCCTGCACCGCGCCCTGGAACGGATCGCGGCGCGGCACGAGGCGCTGCGCACCCGGATCACCGAGCAGGACGGACGCCATCTCCAGCACGTCGTCGAGGAAGCCGCCTGGCCGCTGGAGACGGTGGACCTGAAGGACCTCGACGAGAAGGCCCGGACCGCCGAACTGGCCTCCCGGCTGGGCGCGTTGGAGAAGTACTCCTTCCGTATCGACGCGGAGCCGATGATGCGCGCCGCCCTGCTGCGGATGGCACCGAAGCGCACCGTCCTCGCCGTCCTCGTGCACCACCTGGTCACCGACAACTGGTCCTACGGCCTGCTCTTCGAGGAACTGCGGGAGCTGTACGCCGCGGAGGTCCAGGGCCGCCCGGCCGAACTGCCCGAACTACCCGTGCAGTACCCGGACTTCGCGGCCTGGCAGAAGCGGCAGCTCGCGGACGGCGCCCTGGACGGGCAGCTCGACCACTGGCGGGAGCGGCTGCGCGACCTGCCGCCGACGGTGGCCCTCAAGGCGCCCGAGGATCCGGCCGCGGCCCGGGCCGAAGGGTCCACCGCGGGCTTCCGGATCGACGCCACGACCGCCGCCGCGCTGTCCGCGCTCGCCCAACGCGAGGGCGCCACGCTGTACATGGTCCTGATGGCGGCGTTCGACGTCCTGCTCTCCGCCTCCTCGCAGCGGGTCGTCGACAGCACGACCGGGCAGCCCGCGTTCGCCGACGACATCGTGGTGTCGCTGCCCTCCGCGGGCCGCGAACACCCCGCGACGGAACACCTGATCGGCTTCTTCGTCGGACACCTGCTGGTCCGCACGGACCTCTCCGGCGACCCGTCGTTCACCGAACTGGTCGGCCGGGTACGGGCGGAGACACTCGGCGCCTACGCCCACCAGGGCGTGCCGCTGTGGGCGTACGACTGGGCACGGCGGGACGGGCACGACCCCTTCCGGGTCTCCTTCAACCTGCTCAACGCCACGGTTCCACAAGTGCGGTTGCACGGTCTGCGGGCGGCGCCTCTGGACCTGTCGCTCGGCGACGACTACGTCTTCTCCGAGGTGGTGGTCAACATGGACGCCTCCGCGGTCGACCTCGCCCTCATCATGCGTGAGGACGCCGACGGCGGGCTGCGCGGCATGTGGCTGTACTCCACCGAGCAGTTCGACCCGCGTGCGCTCGCGGCCCTGATGGACCGCTGGACCCCCCTGCTCGCCACGATCGCCGCCGATCCCGGGCGGGGCGTCGACGCCCTGCGCACGGAGTCGCTCGCGGCGCCGGACCCGACCGCCGGGGGTACGTCATGACCCGTGCGGTGGCGGCGATCCGGGCCGCCGAGGTGGGCACGGACGACACGTTCCGGCTCTTCTGCTTCCCGTACGCGGGTGGGAACGCCACGGCGTACCGCACGCTCAGGGAGGCGGCGGGGCCCGGCCTGACCGTGTGCCCGGTGGAACTGCCGGGCCGCGGCAGGCGCCGGGCCGAGGAGCCGCTGAACCTGATGCGGCCCCTGGTCCGCAGGCTCGCCGACGATCTGGCGGCGGACCTGGACCGGCCGTTCGCGTTCTTCGGGCACAGTCTGGGCGGGCTGATCGCCTTCGAACTCGCCCGCGAGCTGCGCGACCGTGGCGCCCCCGTGCCAGAGCAGCTGTTCCTGTCGGCGATCGCCCCGCCGCAGACCGACCGGGGCCCCGCGCACACGCACACCGCCGACGACGCGCAGATCAAGGAGCGGCTGCGGGCACTGGGCGGCACTCCGCCCGAACTCCTCGCGGACGCCCGGATGATGGCGCTCGTCCTGCCGGTCGTGCGGGCCGACCACTCGGTGCTCGAACGCTACGAGTACCGCGAACTCCCCCCGCTGGACATGCCGTTCACGCTGATCGCGGCCACCGACGACCCGGTGGCACCGCCCGCCGAACTCGGCGGCTGGCGACGGCACTCGGCGCGGGGAACCCGGCAACGCCTCTTCTCGGGCGGCCACTTCTTCCTCGACCGGTCGGCGGCCGAGGTGATGCGGACGGTCGAGCACAGTCTGGGGCTTCTGCGGCGGACACACGCCGCGGCGGGCCCGTCGTACACGACAAGCCGAATGAGTCAGGAGTGATGACCGTGCAAGCCACCGAAGACGTCACCAGCGGGATCGGGCTGCTGCGCATCGACCACGTCGGCATGGCGGTGCCCGACCTCGACGAGGCGATCGGCTTCTACGAGCGTGTGTTCGGCATGCGCTGCACGCACGTGGAGGAGAACGAGGAACAGGGCGTGCGCGAGGCCATGA
This is a stretch of genomic DNA from Streptomyces sp. NA04227. It encodes these proteins:
- a CDS encoding non-ribosomal peptide synthetase codes for the protein MSEIDLSRLSADEKRALLAQRLREKKRKKQPPKRRRFPASFSQATMWFLDQLSPGNAMNNIPGALRMHGTLDLDAWQRSCAHLVRRHESLRTTFEEVDGEPMQVIADSGEPEYGVVDCAHLRGPEGEPGLRALAQEEFARPFDLGKGPLLRIKVLRLSEDEHVLLLTIHHIVGDLWSTSVAFTEIISCYAAYTAGREPELPELSVQYADYSAWHRGRIEGESAQADLAYWKQALAGAAPLLELPTDRPRPPVQNNRGSSLPFTLSKAATEGLRELSRREGTTPFMTVLAAFKVLMYRYSRQEDVVVGVPVANRTRREVEPLIGLFTNVIALRTEVAGTASFRELLGRVRQVCLDGFAHQELPFDRLVAELHPERDLSRTPVFQVSFMFQNIPLPEFDGIGLRLEPLTVESGTARFDLELQVFDRPEGLDGWFEYNTDLFDRGTVERMARHLGLLVEAILADPDRPLAALGMLDGDEAKLLSQWNDTRREWTGLLRAHRRFTEQAARTPDAEALVTAAGSLSYAELDRRSDQLAHRLRRAGAGRGVLVGICMERTAEMVVSLLAVLKSGAAYVPMDPGFPPDRISYTLTDSGLKVLLTQRSVLDELGEVTAETLCVDELAAELAAEPVGELPDEAGPDDLAYVIYTSGSTGRPKGVEIEHRALGNFLHAMKERPGIEPGDTLFAVTTLAFDISVLELMLPLVEGARVVLCDRGTAADGERLAAALSESGANLMQATPATWRMLLDAGWRGGEGFTVLAGGEALPAELAGRLLATGVQLWNMYGPTETTIWSSVARVGHGPVTIGEPIANTELLVLDDAGALAPLGVPGELCIGGDGLARGYLGRPELTTERFVPHPFPSRPGERLYRTGDLVRRRGDGSIEFLGRLDHQVKLRGYRIELGEIESVLAQQDSVDNAVVLVREDTPGDQRLVAYVIPDDSAPPAPTQDTAPEVVDAWSGIWSQAYEAQEDGREVDPTFDIRGWGSSYTDGRIPAEEMREWVEHTASLVLDLRPRSVLDIGCGTGLLLYRAAPHCERYWGLDVSPTAVQRLRTGTRTPERGLDQVELFECPAHGVGELPEQKFDVVVLNSVVQYFSDENYLLGVLESALERVAPGGSLVVGDVRSLPLLGSFHASVQLFRAEESLTADRLAERVRVGVEDDAELVIDPALFGTLAARHPSVTGVRMEPKRGRFDNEMSGFRYDVVLTVAGEAAAAEPTWLDWSEEDLDLGSLRSRLTGAGSEVLAVRGVPNARLRPVHHLIRRLDEAPGHTVAELRAELAALPEDGSVHPDDLRDLAAEAGYAVDLDWSAHTEQGLLSAVFRRLGEDGTPVAAPATTGTGRWAADGPVRWGSFVNGTDRRLAAALTPELRTALREKLPEYMVPSAYVFLASLPLTPNGKIDRKALPAPDGARADLRTAYVAPRNSAEEKLCELFAQVLVVPRVGINDGFFELGGHSLLATRLISQIRSAFGVELQVRALFQAPTVAGLARRLDQGAGARPALKPAARPEALPLSFSQRRLWFLHQLEGPSATYNIPVALRLSGTLDTEALRAALADVVARHEALRTVFPDEAGVPRQDVLPAERAAVPFAVTDTTAADLDAAVAREAAHTIELTTEIPLYAHLLRLSDQEHVLVLVVHHIAADGWSLAPLARDVAEAYTARHAGRAPQWRQLPVQYADFALWQRELLGEAGDPGSVLTGQLDYWKKALAELPERIALPADRPHPARASHRGRTLPFTWGTELHRGIAALARAADASPFMVVHAALAALLSRLGGGTDIPLGAAVAGRTDEATEELVGFFVNTLVLRVDTAGDPRFTELVARVRERSLDAYEHQDVPFEYLVDALNPSRSPAHHPLFQVLLAWQNTPEAAPALPGLQVSPLLAATGTTRMDLSFALDERTGPQGVPAGVEGTVEFNTDVFDASTVEELLRRLERLLRAVVAAPEQRLGEIELLSEAERQRVLGEFNDTGAEEPAASTLPRMFAEQAARTPGAPALITAEGTTAFAELDAAANRLGRLLLARGAGPGRIVAVSLPRSARLVTALLAVAKTGAAYLPVDPAYPAERIRFMLEDAAPALLLTSGPGPQEPAALARLDLDDPAHRTELAAFPDTALGDDERGGAIVPEDPAYVIYTSGSTGTPKGVLVAHTGIPSLVAGQSERFAVGAGDRMLHFASPSFDASVAEICVALLSGAALVLAPKDELLPGEPLARTLERFGVTHVTLPPSALATMQPAQLPPAMTLITAGEALPAELAAVFAPGRRMINAYGPTETTVCATMSEPLSGSGTPSIGRPITGARVRVLDEWLRPVPVGVQGELYVAGAGVALGYLHRPELTAQRFVPDPFGAPDARMYRTGDLVRWRADGQLDYLGRIDDQVKIRGFRIEPGEIEAAVLAHPGVAQAAVTVREDRPGDKRLVAYMVPREGTTTADVRAALTERLPAHMVPSALVSLTALPLTPNGKIDRKALPAPEVSRGDLDEPYTAPRDETERSLAEIWQRLLGVAQVGVHDNFFHLGGHSLLATQLTAQIGAAHGIRVPVRELFDHPTVAALAARVTARLAEGGESHEVIPAADRSAGIALSFSQDDLLLRLPMDSGDPFHNVLVALELTGALDESALHRALERIAARHEALRTRITEQDGRHLQHVVEEAAWPLETVDLKDLDEKARTAELASRLGALEKYSFRIDAEPMMRAALLRMAPKRTVLAVLVHHLVTDNWSYGLLFEELRELYAAEVQGRPAELPELPVQYPDFAAWQKRQLADGALDGQLDHWRERLRDLPPTVALKAPEDPAAARAEGSTAGFRIDATTAAALSALAQREGATLYMVLMAAFDVLLSASSQRVVDSTTGQPAFADDIVVSLPSAGREHPATEHLIGFFVGHLLVRTDLSGDPSFTELVGRVRAETLGAYAHQGVPLWAYDWARRDGHDPFRVSFNLLNATVPQVRLHGLRAAPLDLSLGDDYVFSEVVVNMDASAVDLALIMREDADGGLRGMWLYSTEQFDPRALAALMDRWTPLLATIAADPGRGVDALRTESLAAPDPTAGGTS
- a CDS encoding thioesterase II family protein; the encoded protein is MTRAVAAIRAAEVGTDDTFRLFCFPYAGGNATAYRTLREAAGPGLTVCPVELPGRGRRRAEEPLNLMRPLVRRLADDLAADLDRPFAFFGHSLGGLIAFELARELRDRGAPVPEQLFLSAIAPPQTDRGPAHTHTADDAQIKERLRALGGTPPELLADARMMALVLPVVRADHSVLERYEYRELPPLDMPFTLIAATDDPVAPPAELGGWRRHSARGTRQRLFSGGHFFLDRSAAEVMRTVEHSLGLLRRTHAAAGPSYTTSRMSQE